A genome region from Trichocoleus sp. includes the following:
- a CDS encoding segregation/condensation protein A, with translation MTLSLAQNAIALLIDLAERGEIDPWDVQVIEVIDRFLSKLQPVEVLPSAAESGRAPYEADLSQSGQAFLYASMLLLLKADSLARLEAGAAQAADEAEFLEEIVPGNSPLPLHLERRIRRRAVAPAASSRRVTLQELIAQLNLMATAMAEQKPRRALARRPRPHSRKQALRTIAQLAHQENLSEVAALLEQFLADHWQDMSSGAEWLDFEQLLGLWCEAQEQSLSSQEPELQTAESHSPAGNRVGVFWALLFLSAQSKVELSQEVFYQDLKVRSLTEPSRSPESEVPVFVLPD, from the coding sequence ATGACCCTTTCCCTGGCACAAAATGCGATCGCTCTACTAATTGACCTGGCAGAACGAGGCGAAATAGACCCGTGGGACGTACAGGTGATTGAGGTCATCGATCGCTTCCTCAGCAAACTGCAGCCAGTAGAGGTTCTCCCATCTGCTGCTGAATCCGGGCGAGCACCTTACGAAGCTGACCTGTCTCAATCAGGGCAAGCCTTTTTATATGCTTCAATGCTGCTGTTGCTTAAAGCAGATAGTCTTGCCAGGCTCGAAGCAGGTGCAGCACAGGCAGCGGATGAAGCAGAATTTTTAGAGGAGATTGTCCCCGGAAATAGCCCTTTACCCCTTCATTTAGAGCGGCGAATTCGGCGGCGGGCTGTTGCTCCTGCGGCTTCCTCGCGTCGCGTAACGCTGCAAGAACTGATTGCTCAACTGAACTTAATGGCAACGGCGATGGCAGAACAAAAGCCTCGTCGTGCCTTGGCGCGTCGCCCCCGTCCTCATTCGCGCAAGCAAGCCCTACGGACGATCGCCCAGTTGGCGCACCAGGAAAACTTATCGGAAGTAGCTGCCCTGCTTGAGCAGTTTCTCGCCGACCATTGGCAAGATATGAGTTCAGGGGCAGAGTGGCTCGATTTTGAGCAACTGCTGGGGTTGTGGTGTGAAGCTCAGGAGCAATCGTTGTCTAGCCAAGAGCCAGAACTCCAAACTGCTGAATCTCATTCTCCAGCCGGCAATCGTGTGGGCGTATTTTGGGCACTTCTCTTTCTATCAGCCCAGTCAAAAGTGGAGCTATCGCAAGAAGTGTTCTATCAGGACTTGAAAGTTCGCAGCCTGACAGAGCCTTCACGTTCTCCAGAATCAGAAGTTCCTGTATTTGTACTACCAGATTGA
- a CDS encoding caspase family protein, with the protein MSRDALVVGINSYQTLPGLKAPAKDAEAIAQMLQNQGEFRVHRLPEIIQAGKPCVGQKTQVTLQELESALIKLFKPQGHSVPHTALFYFSGHGIQREAGIREGYLATSDSQPTRSFYGLSLFWLRRLLQESPVRQRIIWLDCCHSGELLNFLEADPGAKPGTDRLFMAASREYETAYESIDSPYSIFTQALLTGLDSRRLESGIVTNHALTDWVNHSLKGEIQQPLFESSGSEIILTRCNTVKETVPLTKQGRVQSAEICPYRGLEFFDETHAEFFFGRESLTAQLLEKVQTDRFVAVVGASGSGKSSLIRAGLIAQLRQLTEDQSHPTPDWRIKLLTPGETPLKNLAAVFIDPDLSELERAEQLRRAELFLHEGASGLAQLVRASLPLPTGTTGLLPQPRSRLLLVIDQFEEVFTLTQGSQAERDRQQFLHTLLGAAQMALDCLTIVVVLRTDFLSKCAQYAGLADQIEQHRITVNPLKYEQIKTTIVRPAQKVGLVCEPNLVYTMLLDVIGAPGELPLLQYTLLELWQHRRLNQEGNLARLTLDSYRELGGIRGTLQKRATKIFHQLSAEEQPIAKRIFLSLTQLGEGTEDTRRRVPKSQLVSPVFSMELVEQVLEKLVAAKLLVTNQTEVGVREKILDQSSTCNLLQRPLQRQSISEPGYQEIVDVAHETLIRHWSLLRDWLDENREVLQRQRRIEQAAQEWDRAGQPLSGEFLLHGLRLRDAEDFVLHYAQELSALAQEYIAISREAMKRARRESRQLRFAIPAVLAATLIVVLGQYYGAIRSQAEKDQQLQQATAREQAAIAKTVLQDKSSPTTALLISRLAATQTQTQPTAEVQTSLREALQNLRLQFTLKGHQGTVAHTLFSLDRQTLATAGTDGTVRLWSINANTVYNIHLEPTHILSGSASLACASNPNCESVREASAPVTAIAFSPDGQFIAAAMQNSAQIKIWSVRSGAMLLQLNGSAAVTQMTFSPNGQWIATAHADQSLALWRTDNGQLQVHLNQPTAITSLQFSPNGQNLLAGTAINKAQRWKIIANPNQTVTLQKIQSLAHPQLIRQAKFSSLGRWIVTLSEAGKARLWNGITGQLIRTFEATPLSQIQFSPDDRTLAITNPGTNSETIQLWDLRSGQLHQQLAIQPGSVEQQSSFAQDFPNQISSLSFSPNGQFLATLHQQSGNAKAQQIIQLWDLKTGRSIGTLPQDQPITTMQFSPDNTYLVTGGTDGVVRFWSSQAGGELPTIALSDKPMKSAAFMKNAGSQLVMLAANGQLQQWQFRSEAMSETPVQQKPIPLTAIYRTTIQPRNFWQDLRSLLTKQNRSAQPATRQAVGAYDVLSPSLTKMQMLAPIVSQVAAASVEPQYQSLTASKLNPRDIQSLQDAAFSPDGKFLATSQADGMIKIQQLLPNGTLRQIRAIQSWRSSSQTQTLSHDIHRLSFSLDGKYLLGIGGDLTVRSWEVQSGQLLQVLRGHKATIQQARFSPDGQWIVTASWDKTVRIWEAQSGQLVRVFQHDHAVNSANFSPDSQQIVTASWDAKARVFNAATGQQLLALAGHDGSISDAQFSPDGESIVTASLDSTAILWNAQTGAQQALLNPAQPGTANPLLQAFFSPDGQYIATLSKNGQVYLWIASWNTLLKLAHDRSIRQLTSEECDRYLRLMPEACPKLPIENKAS; encoded by the coding sequence ATGTCTCGGGACGCTCTAGTAGTGGGTATCAACTCATATCAAACTCTACCTGGCTTAAAAGCACCTGCTAAGGATGCAGAAGCAATCGCGCAAATGCTCCAGAACCAGGGTGAGTTTCGGGTTCATCGGTTGCCCGAGATTATTCAAGCAGGCAAGCCCTGCGTGGGACAAAAAACACAGGTAACGCTCCAAGAATTAGAATCTGCTCTGATTAAACTCTTTAAGCCCCAGGGTCATTCTGTCCCACATACGGCTTTGTTTTACTTTTCAGGACACGGCATTCAACGAGAAGCAGGTATTCGGGAAGGATATCTCGCAACCAGTGATTCACAACCGACCCGCAGTTTCTATGGATTGTCCCTGTTCTGGCTCCGCCGCCTGCTGCAAGAAAGCCCAGTGCGACAGCGCATCATCTGGCTCGACTGCTGCCATAGTGGGGAACTGCTCAATTTTCTAGAAGCTGATCCTGGAGCTAAACCCGGAACCGATCGCTTGTTTATGGCAGCTTCGCGAGAATATGAAACTGCTTATGAGTCGATTGATAGTCCCTATAGCATCTTCACGCAAGCCCTCTTAACTGGACTTGACTCCCGCCGTTTGGAGTCAGGCATTGTCACGAATCATGCACTGACAGACTGGGTCAACCACAGCCTTAAAGGAGAGATTCAACAGCCGCTCTTTGAAAGCTCTGGGAGTGAAATCATCCTGACTCGCTGCAATACCGTTAAAGAAACCGTTCCTTTAACTAAGCAGGGCAGGGTTCAGTCTGCCGAAATCTGTCCTTATCGGGGCTTAGAATTTTTTGATGAAACCCACGCTGAGTTTTTCTTTGGACGCGAATCGCTCACAGCCCAACTGCTAGAAAAGGTGCAGACCGATCGCTTTGTTGCAGTGGTTGGGGCATCGGGGAGCGGTAAATCTTCGCTGATTCGGGCTGGGCTAATTGCTCAATTGCGGCAATTGACTGAAGACCAATCTCATCCCACTCCAGATTGGCGCATTAAACTTTTAACACCTGGTGAAACGCCGCTGAAAAACCTGGCTGCTGTGTTTATCGATCCAGATCTAAGCGAGCTAGAGCGGGCAGAGCAACTCCGACGCGCAGAACTTTTTCTGCATGAAGGGGCAAGCGGTTTGGCACAGCTCGTCCGGGCGAGTTTACCCCTTCCCACCGGAACCACAGGTTTGTTGCCTCAGCCTCGTTCCCGATTACTGCTGGTGATCGATCAGTTTGAGGAAGTGTTTACGCTAACGCAGGGTTCTCAAGCAGAGCGCGATCGGCAGCAGTTTTTGCATACTTTACTCGGTGCCGCGCAGATGGCGCTTGACTGTCTCACAATTGTTGTGGTGCTCCGCACAGATTTCCTCAGCAAATGTGCTCAATATGCAGGTTTGGCGGATCAGATTGAGCAACATCGCATTACGGTCAATCCCTTGAAATATGAGCAAATCAAGACAACGATCGTGCGTCCGGCGCAAAAAGTTGGGCTAGTCTGTGAGCCAAATCTGGTTTACACCATGCTACTCGATGTCATTGGCGCACCTGGGGAACTGCCCTTGCTGCAATATACGCTGCTAGAACTTTGGCAACACAGGCGACTGAATCAGGAAGGGAATCTGGCTCGTCTGACGCTTGACAGCTACCGTGAGCTAGGCGGCATCCGGGGCACATTGCAGAAACGAGCAACAAAGATATTTCATCAGCTTAGTGCCGAAGAGCAGCCGATCGCCAAACGAATTTTTCTATCTCTGACTCAGTTAGGGGAAGGAACTGAAGACACTCGTCGCCGCGTACCGAAATCGCAACTTGTTAGCCCTGTGTTTTCAATGGAATTAGTTGAGCAGGTCTTAGAGAAGCTGGTTGCAGCAAAGTTGCTGGTGACCAACCAAACAGAAGTGGGAGTGCGTGAGAAGATTCTCGATCAAAGCTCAACTTGCAATCTGTTGCAGCGTCCATTGCAGCGTCAGTCAATTTCAGAGCCTGGCTACCAGGAAATCGTTGATGTGGCTCATGAAACACTGATACGCCACTGGTCTTTGCTGCGGGACTGGCTCGATGAAAACCGCGAAGTTTTGCAGCGTCAGCGGCGGATCGAACAGGCTGCTCAAGAATGGGATCGGGCAGGACAGCCCCTCTCAGGTGAGTTTTTGCTACACGGGCTGCGGCTTCGCGATGCCGAAGATTTTGTCCTGCATTATGCTCAGGAGCTATCTGCACTTGCTCAAGAATATATTGCGATTAGCCGTGAGGCAATGAAACGCGCCAGACGAGAGTCCCGTCAGTTGCGGTTTGCCATTCCAGCCGTTTTGGCAGCAACCCTCATTGTTGTTTTAGGGCAGTATTATGGCGCAATTCGATCGCAAGCTGAAAAAGATCAGCAGCTACAGCAAGCGACTGCACGAGAACAAGCAGCCATTGCCAAAACAGTTTTGCAAGACAAGAGTAGCCCAACCACAGCATTACTGATTAGTCGGCTGGCAGCAACTCAAACGCAAACCCAGCCCACTGCCGAAGTGCAAACTAGCCTCCGAGAAGCTCTACAAAACCTGCGGCTACAATTTACGCTAAAAGGACACCAGGGAACCGTCGCCCATACGCTCTTTAGCCTCGATCGCCAAACGCTAGCAACGGCTGGAACAGATGGAACCGTTCGGCTCTGGTCAATCAATGCGAATACTGTCTACAACATTCATCTTGAACCAACGCATATCTTATCAGGCTCAGCTTCTCTGGCTTGTGCCTCAAATCCTAATTGTGAGTCTGTTCGTGAAGCATCTGCACCTGTGACAGCAATCGCATTTAGTCCTGATGGGCAGTTCATTGCAGCGGCGATGCAAAATTCTGCTCAAATTAAAATTTGGTCGGTGCGATCGGGGGCAATGTTACTGCAATTGAATGGCTCGGCAGCCGTAACGCAAATGACATTCAGCCCAAACGGACAGTGGATCGCAACAGCCCACGCGGATCAAAGCCTGGCGCTATGGCGAACCGATAATGGGCAGCTTCAAGTCCACCTTAACCAACCCACAGCGATCACCAGCCTTCAGTTCAGCCCCAATGGACAGAATTTACTGGCAGGAACCGCGATCAACAAGGCACAACGTTGGAAAATCATCGCAAACCCCAACCAGACTGTCACCCTACAAAAGATCCAGTCGCTTGCACATCCTCAACTGATTCGTCAGGCTAAATTTAGTTCATTGGGTCGCTGGATTGTGACGCTCAGCGAAGCAGGAAAAGCCAGATTATGGAATGGCATAACCGGTCAACTCATTCGCACCTTTGAAGCAACTCCCCTCTCCCAGATCCAGTTCAGCCCAGACGATCGCACCCTAGCCATCACCAATCCCGGAACAAATTCTGAAACAATCCAACTCTGGGATCTGCGATCGGGTCAATTACACCAGCAACTCGCCATTCAGCCTGGTTCTGTAGAGCAGCAGTCTTCGTTCGCTCAAGACTTTCCCAACCAAATTTCTAGCCTCAGCTTTAGCCCCAATGGGCAGTTTCTTGCAACGCTTCACCAGCAATCTGGCAATGCAAAGGCACAGCAAATAATTCAACTCTGGGACTTGAAAACTGGAAGATCGATCGGCACTCTGCCGCAAGACCAGCCCATTACAACCATGCAGTTCAGTCCAGATAATACCTATTTAGTCACGGGCGGCACAGATGGAGTCGTGCGTTTTTGGTCTTCTCAAGCCGGAGGAGAACTGCCAACGATCGCGCTGTCTGACAAGCCAATGAAGTCGGCAGCTTTTATGAAAAATGCTGGTAGTCAGTTGGTCATGCTGGCGGCAAATGGTCAGCTTCAGCAGTGGCAATTCCGTTCGGAGGCGATGTCTGAAACTCCTGTGCAACAAAAGCCCATTCCTCTAACTGCGATCTATAGGACTACCATTCAACCCAGAAACTTCTGGCAAGACCTCCGCTCACTGCTGACGAAACAAAATCGATCGGCTCAGCCTGCAACCCGTCAAGCGGTGGGTGCTTACGATGTTTTATCTCCTTCGCTAACCAAGATGCAAATGCTAGCGCCGATAGTGTCTCAGGTTGCCGCTGCCTCAGTCGAACCACAGTATCAAAGCCTAACTGCCTCAAAGCTTAATCCCCGCGATATTCAATCATTACAGGATGCTGCATTCAGCCCAGACGGAAAATTTTTGGCAACGTCTCAGGCAGATGGAATGATCAAAATTCAGCAGCTTCTGCCAAACGGGACATTAAGGCAGATACGGGCAATTCAGAGCTGGCGATCGAGTTCCCAGACACAAACCCTCAGTCACGACATTCATCGGCTCAGCTTTAGTCTGGATGGCAAGTATCTCTTGGGCATTGGTGGAGATTTGACCGTTCGCTCATGGGAAGTTCAATCTGGGCAGCTTTTACAAGTGCTGCGAGGACATAAAGCCACAATTCAGCAGGCGCGATTTAGCCCAGATGGACAGTGGATAGTAACAGCAAGCTGGGATAAAACGGTTCGAATCTGGGAAGCACAATCTGGGCAACTGGTTCGGGTTTTTCAGCATGATCATGCGGTTAACAGTGCCAACTTTAGCCCAGACAGCCAGCAAATTGTGACAGCCAGTTGGGATGCAAAAGCCAGAGTCTTTAATGCTGCAACAGGTCAACAGCTTTTGGCTCTAGCAGGACATGATGGCAGTATCTCTGATGCCCAATTCAGCCCCGATGGAGAATCGATCGTGACTGCCAGCTTAGACAGTACGGCAATTTTGTGGAATGCCCAGACGGGAGCACAACAGGCATTGCTCAACCCCGCCCAACCAGGAACTGCAAATCCTCTGCTTCAGGCGTTCTTTAGCCCCGATGGACAATACATTGCTACGCTCAGTAAAAACGGACAAGTTTATTTGTGGATTGCATCCTGGAATACATTGCTTAAGTTGGCTCATGATCGCAGCATTCGGCAACTGACGAGTGAAGAGTGCGATCGATATTTGCGGCTGATGCCTGAAGCTTGCCCAAAATTACCCATTGAAAATAAAGCAAGCTAA
- a CDS encoding NDP-sugar synthase, with amino-acid sequence MKAMILAAGKGTRIRPITYTIPKPMIPILQKPVMEFLLELLRQHGFDQIMVNVSHLANEIENYFRDGQRFGVQIAYSFEGSIVDGELVGKALGSAGGMRRIQDFSPFFDDTFVVLCGDALIDLDLSAAVKWHREKGAIATVIMRPVPRETVSSYGVVVTDEEGRIKAFQEKPAVEEALSTDINTGIYIFEPEIFNYIPSGVEYDIGSELFPKLVEIGAPFYGISMDFEWVDIGKVPDYWQAIRDVLLGKVKNVDIPGHEVAPGIYTGLNVAVNWDKVHIEGPVYIGGMTRIEDGATIIGPAMIGPSCHICRNATVDNSVMFEYSRLGENVRLVDKLVFGRYCVDKTGAAIDVQAAALDWLITDTRQTLPASPPVEHRAIVELLSTNGG; translated from the coding sequence ATGAAAGCCATGATTTTGGCAGCTGGAAAGGGTACAAGGATTCGTCCCATTACATACACCATCCCTAAACCCATGATTCCGATCTTACAGAAGCCTGTAATGGAATTCCTGCTGGAACTCCTGCGACAGCACGGGTTTGATCAAATTATGGTCAACGTTAGCCATTTAGCAAACGAAATTGAAAACTATTTTCGCGATGGTCAACGATTTGGGGTACAAATTGCCTATTCCTTTGAGGGCAGCATTGTTGACGGTGAGTTGGTCGGTAAGGCGCTAGGTTCTGCTGGAGGAATGCGCCGAATTCAAGACTTTTCCCCATTTTTTGATGATACGTTTGTTGTGCTGTGCGGTGACGCCTTAATTGACCTTGATTTAAGTGCTGCGGTGAAATGGCATCGCGAAAAAGGAGCGATCGCAACCGTCATTATGAGACCAGTTCCTCGTGAAACGGTTTCAAGCTATGGTGTTGTGGTGACAGATGAAGAAGGGCGAATTAAGGCATTCCAGGAGAAGCCAGCCGTTGAAGAGGCGCTTAGCACTGACATCAACACAGGAATTTATATCTTTGAACCAGAAATCTTTAACTATATTCCCTCTGGCGTAGAGTATGACATCGGTAGCGAACTCTTTCCCAAACTGGTAGAAATAGGTGCTCCCTTCTATGGCATTTCAATGGACTTTGAATGGGTGGACATTGGGAAAGTACCAGACTACTGGCAGGCAATCCGCGATGTGCTTTTAGGTAAGGTCAAAAATGTTGATATCCCAGGTCATGAAGTGGCACCAGGGATTTACACCGGACTGAATGTAGCTGTCAATTGGGACAAAGTTCATATTGAGGGGCCCGTTTATATTGGTGGCATGACCCGCATCGAAGATGGAGCCACCATTATTGGTCCGGCAATGATTGGTCCAAGCTGCCATATCTGCCGCAATGCAACGGTCGATAATAGCGTTATGTTTGAGTATTCTCGGTTAGGAGAGAACGTGCGGCTAGTTGATAAGCTCGTTTTTGGTCGCTACTGTGTTGACAAAACCGGAGCCGCGATTGATGTCCAAGCAGCGGCCCTTGACTGGTTGATCACAGATACTCGTCAAACACTTCCAGCTTCACCTCCCGTCGAGCATCGGGCAATTGTAGAACTTCTCAGTACAAATGGCGGTTGA
- the rpsR gene encoding 30S ribosomal protein S18, which translates to MTYFRRRISPIKPGDPIDYKDVDLLRKYVTERGKILPRRITGLTAKQQRDLTQAIKRARIVALLPFVNQEG; encoded by the coding sequence ATGACTTACTTTCGTCGTCGAATTTCTCCTATTAAGCCCGGTGATCCGATCGATTACAAAGACGTTGATCTGCTCCGGAAATACGTTACCGAACGCGGTAAAATCCTGCCCCGGCGCATTACAGGCTTAACTGCCAAACAGCAGCGTGACCTGACTCAAGCCATCAAGCGGGCAAGAATTGTGGCATTGTTGCCTTTTGTAAATCAGGAAGGCTAG
- a CDS encoding YqaE/Pmp3 family membrane protein has product MKLLRYGLGILLPPAGVFLTYGFSSTLLLNLLLTLLGWLPGSIHAVWAIAKQDEKMSQQQGSV; this is encoded by the coding sequence ATGAAACTGCTGCGTTATGGACTGGGAATTCTGCTTCCTCCCGCTGGCGTTTTTCTCACCTATGGATTCAGCTCCACTCTATTGCTCAACCTACTACTGACGCTGCTGGGTTGGTTGCCCGGTTCGATCCACGCTGTGTGGGCAATTGCAAAACAGGATGAAAAAATGAGCCAGCAGCAAGGCTCCGTTTAA
- a CDS encoding tetratricopeptide repeat protein, whose amino-acid sequence MDSPDTQNPEQSKDVADGSADSADSTVYYQKGEEFANQNQYSTALTYFDRAIALQPNDCATWVFRAVVLIHLQRYEEALSSCDRALALQPLDPEAWLFRGVALQRLGRYTEAYADYQRALDPGELKNCTEWQGTGWTKWQQWFKQAWKVFGLSQFPL is encoded by the coding sequence ATGGATTCTCCTGATACGCAAAACCCGGAACAGAGTAAAGACGTAGCAGATGGTTCGGCAGATAGTGCAGATAGTACTGTCTACTATCAAAAAGGCGAGGAGTTTGCTAACCAGAATCAATACTCAACTGCACTGACTTATTTCGATCGCGCCATTGCCCTACAACCCAATGACTGTGCTACATGGGTTTTTCGAGCCGTTGTGCTCATTCATCTCCAACGTTATGAAGAGGCGCTAAGCAGTTGCGATCGGGCACTAGCACTACAGCCGCTCGATCCAGAGGCTTGGCTATTTCGAGGAGTCGCACTGCAACGGCTAGGACGCTACACCGAGGCTTATGCAGACTATCAGCGAGCGCTTGATCCAGGTGAATTGAAAAACTGCACTGAATGGCAGGGAACAGGCTGGACGAAATGGCAACAGTGGTTTAAGCAAGCCTGGAAAGTCTTTGGGTTAAGTCAGTTTCCTTTGTAA
- the rpmG gene encoding 50S ribosomal protein L33, translating to MAKSKGVRIVITLECTECRTNPDKRSNGVSRYTTMKNRRNTTARLELKKFCTHCNKHTAHKETK from the coding sequence ATGGCTAAGAGCAAGGGCGTCCGAATTGTTATTACCCTGGAATGTACGGAGTGTCGTACAAACCCCGACAAGCGATCGAATGGGGTTTCTCGCTACACTACAATGAAAAATCGCCGTAACACAACGGCAAGATTAGAGCTGAAAAAGTTTTGCACCCACTGCAACAAGCACACCGCTCACAAAGAAACTAAGTAA
- a CDS encoding ribonuclease R family protein, with translation MEKGTLVEFRLQGDQADKAKQRRLAVVDRPEGKKHWIAIDERGQNHTLHPRQITYAVTGQSYLPKEISGFWQSIQPYLDPSSLEVAWELLVEDNEAIDPETMAMLLFSDQSPSLCYAAYYLLSEDKLYFKQKGERYEPRSVAQVTELKHQSTIEAQRFQEWQSFLSRMQQALAGEPVEWQYSDRPRLEALERLAVFGEEATHRTPALETLAALGRPETASAAFQLLVDLQIWSPHENLFLRRSQIPIQFPSRVTDMAQSHIASPPPDPDANRLDLTHLKVYTIDDESTREIDDGLSVEFLPDGQERLWIHIADPTRWISPGDELDLEARRRCTTVYMPTGMIPMFPEELATGPMSLNQGAICTALSFGVILDEAGAVASYEIHPTLIKPTYRLTYEDVDEMLELQVQAEPEIEAISAWAKRRTVWRQSQGAISIRMPESSIKVCNDEITIEVLENSSSRSLVAEMMILAGEVAGRYGEAHHLALPFRGQAQPELPSDEELLQLPGGPVRDCAIRRCMPRSEVSTTPSRHASLGLNTYTQVTSPIRRYADLLAHFQIKAHLRGDSLPFSPEETQELIQSVSNTAYEATLVERQTNRYWGLEYLRRHADVTWQALMLRWLREYENLGLVLLEDLGLEMAMRFSRPVGVGDHIEIKVAYVDPRQDIIQFTEVASSVPQPA, from the coding sequence ATGGAGAAGGGAACTTTAGTTGAATTTCGCCTGCAAGGTGACCAAGCTGACAAGGCGAAGCAACGCCGCTTAGCAGTTGTCGATCGACCCGAAGGCAAAAAGCATTGGATCGCGATTGATGAACGGGGGCAGAATCACACCCTGCATCCCCGCCAAATTACATACGCTGTGACGGGTCAAAGTTACCTGCCGAAGGAAATTTCTGGCTTCTGGCAGTCCATCCAACCCTATCTTGATCCGTCAAGCTTAGAAGTTGCCTGGGAATTACTCGTTGAAGACAATGAGGCGATTGATCCGGAGACAATGGCGATGCTGTTGTTCTCTGACCAAAGTCCTTCGCTTTGTTATGCTGCATACTACCTACTCTCAGAAGATAAGCTCTACTTTAAGCAAAAGGGTGAGCGCTATGAACCGCGATCGGTTGCTCAAGTCACTGAACTGAAGCATCAATCAACCATTGAGGCACAGCGATTCCAAGAATGGCAAAGCTTCCTGTCGCGGATGCAGCAAGCCTTAGCTGGAGAACCAGTAGAATGGCAATATAGCGATCGTCCTCGACTGGAGGCTCTAGAGCGCCTTGCCGTATTTGGTGAAGAAGCGACTCATCGCACTCCGGCTCTCGAAACGCTGGCGGCTTTAGGGCGACCCGAAACCGCTTCAGCCGCGTTTCAGCTTTTAGTGGATCTCCAGATCTGGAGCCCTCACGAAAATTTGTTTTTGCGGCGCAGTCAAATTCCCATTCAGTTCCCTAGTAGGGTCACAGACATGGCTCAGAGCCACATCGCTTCCCCGCCGCCCGATCCAGATGCTAATCGATTAGATTTGACCCACCTTAAGGTCTATACGATCGATGATGAAAGCACGCGTGAAATCGACGATGGACTGAGCGTCGAGTTTCTACCAGATGGCCAAGAGCGGCTATGGATTCATATTGCTGATCCGACTCGCTGGATATCTCCAGGAGATGAGTTAGACCTGGAAGCGCGTCGTCGTTGTACAACCGTTTATATGCCAACTGGAATGATTCCGATGTTTCCGGAAGAGTTGGCAACGGGTCCGATGAGCCTTAACCAGGGCGCAATTTGTACTGCCCTTAGCTTTGGAGTCATTTTAGATGAAGCGGGTGCAGTTGCCTCTTATGAGATTCACCCAACTCTGATTAAGCCAACCTACCGTCTCACCTATGAAGATGTAGATGAAATGTTGGAGCTACAGGTGCAGGCAGAGCCGGAGATAGAAGCAATTTCAGCCTGGGCAAAGCGCAGAACTGTTTGGCGGCAGTCGCAGGGCGCAATTAGTATCCGGATGCCAGAGTCTTCGATTAAGGTCTGTAATGATGAAATTACGATCGAAGTGTTAGAAAATTCTTCCTCGCGCAGTTTGGTTGCTGAAATGATGATTTTGGCAGGCGAAGTCGCAGGACGTTATGGCGAAGCCCACCATCTTGCTCTCCCCTTCCGAGGGCAGGCACAGCCTGAACTTCCCTCTGACGAAGAACTGCTTCAGCTACCCGGTGGACCTGTTCGTGACTGTGCAATTCGCCGCTGTATGCCTCGGAGTGAAGTGAGCACGACCCCTTCTCGTCACGCTAGTCTGGGGCTGAATACTTATACGCAAGTCACTTCCCCAATTCGGCGCTACGCTGATTTGCTGGCACACTTTCAAATCAAGGCACATCTGCGAGGTGATTCGCTGCCCTTCTCGCCAGAAGAAACCCAAGAACTTATTCAGTCTGTTAGTAATACCGCTTATGAAGCAACGCTGGTTGAGCGGCAGACAAATCGCTATTGGGGACTGGAGTACCTGAGGCGACATGCTGATGTTACCTGGCAAGCGTTGATGCTGCGCTGGCTACGAGAGTATGAAAACTTGGGACTCGTATTGCTGGAAGATTTAGGGCTGGAGATGGCAATGCGATTTAGCCGTCCAGTTGGGGTTGGGGATCATATTGAGATTAAGGTCGCTTATGTTGATCCACGGCAGGACATCATCCAGTTTACTGAGGTGGCAAGTTCAGTCCCTCAGCCAGCTTAG
- a CDS encoding phage holin family protein yields MFGFALTTLITALSLLIVDLLIPGVIIASFPAAILAAIAIGFVNAFVKPLLSFLSLPINFLTLGAFSLVVNGLCFWLASLFVPGFAVHGLLAFILSPIVLSFGTTLLNNYFVGKGMSKSTNGVGGTTLTTHQ; encoded by the coding sequence ATGTTTGGATTTGCATTAACAACTTTGATTACAGCATTGAGTTTACTGATCGTAGATCTATTAATTCCTGGTGTTATTATTGCCAGTTTTCCAGCTGCAATTTTAGCAGCGATCGCCATTGGCTTTGTTAACGCTTTTGTAAAACCTCTTTTGTCGTTTCTATCCCTACCAATTAACTTTCTGACCCTGGGAGCGTTCTCGCTTGTGGTCAATGGTTTATGTTTTTGGCTAGCTTCACTGTTTGTTCCGGGTTTCGCAGTTCATGGTTTACTTGCGTTTATCCTCAGCCCAATTGTGCTGTCGTTTGGAACAACACTGCTGAATAACTACTTTGTAGGTAAAGGTATGAGTAAGTCAACGAATGGAGTTGGTGGAACAACGCTAACAACTCATCAATGA